A window of the Burkholderia sp. 9120 genome harbors these coding sequences:
- a CDS encoding EAL domain-containing protein, giving the protein MPSVSELTLSGLLPHLVRDESGWTATWRALTLHSVFQPVLSVTHQCVVGYEGLLRAFDPVGLPVSPEVLFSGTRSAADARELDRIARCLHVANFMEQGISTGWLFLNTRPQVFETGWPQRTFIDELSAHFGLPQERIVIEVLEQPADDESAVASMLAASQPRDFLIAIDDFGTGFSNFDRVWRFRPDIVKLDRSLVARAGKREGDDSMISHLIAMLHQSGTLVLAEGVETDEELMILMQADVDFVQGFWLGQPKGSVQAACAKVPALIESMWTKFAAYEREHAGHQRLGFEGFAESVLAAVDTFKTTGDLRQAAQKIWHLSEARRVFITDGQGEQTQPSVTAATVPPPPLRLAPLYTDTRSNWSRRAYFKHALAAPGRVAMMGPHYSLADGQDCYTAAIAFERDGGTHVLCVDFVPTATTADVRHGGRGGKR; this is encoded by the coding sequence ATGCCAAGCGTCAGCGAATTGACTCTGAGCGGCCTGCTGCCGCATCTGGTCCGGGACGAGTCCGGCTGGACCGCGACGTGGCGTGCCTTGACGCTGCATAGCGTGTTCCAGCCGGTGCTGTCGGTCACGCATCAGTGCGTGGTGGGTTACGAGGGCTTGCTGCGCGCGTTCGATCCGGTCGGCCTGCCGGTCTCGCCTGAAGTGCTGTTCTCCGGCACCCGCTCCGCCGCCGACGCGCGCGAACTCGACCGCATCGCGCGCTGCCTGCATGTGGCGAATTTCATGGAGCAAGGCATCAGCACCGGCTGGCTGTTTCTGAATACCCGTCCGCAGGTATTTGAAACAGGCTGGCCGCAACGCACTTTTATCGACGAACTGTCGGCGCATTTCGGGTTGCCGCAGGAACGCATCGTGATCGAGGTGCTGGAGCAACCCGCCGACGACGAATCCGCTGTAGCCAGCATGCTCGCCGCGTCGCAACCGCGCGATTTCCTGATCGCGATCGACGACTTCGGCACGGGCTTTTCGAACTTCGACCGCGTGTGGCGCTTCCGTCCGGACATCGTCAAACTGGACCGGTCGCTGGTGGCGCGCGCGGGCAAGCGCGAGGGCGACGATTCGATGATCAGCCATCTGATCGCGATGCTGCATCAGTCCGGCACGCTGGTACTGGCCGAAGGCGTCGAGACCGACGAAGAGCTGATGATTCTGATGCAGGCCGACGTCGACTTCGTGCAAGGTTTCTGGCTCGGTCAGCCGAAGGGATCGGTGCAGGCGGCCTGCGCCAAAGTGCCGGCGTTGATCGAGTCGATGTGGACCAAGTTCGCCGCGTACGAACGCGAGCATGCGGGCCACCAGCGGCTCGGTTTCGAAGGCTTCGCGGAAAGCGTGCTGGCCGCCGTCGACACCTTCAAAACCACCGGCGATCTGCGTCAGGCAGCGCAAAAGATCTGGCATCTGAGCGAAGCGCGCCGGGTGTTTATCACCGACGGCCAGGGCGAGCAGACGCAGCCTTCAGTCACGGCCGCCACGGTGCCGCCGCCGCCGCTGCGGCTCGCGCCGCTCTATACCGACACACGCAGCAACTGGTCGCGGCGCGCCTATTTCAAGCATGCGCTCGCCGCACCGGGACGCGTCGCAATGATGGGTCCGCATTATTCGCTGGCTGACGGTCAGGACTGCTATACCGCGGCGATTGCGTTCGAGCGCGACGGCGGGACGCATGTGCTGTGTGTGGATTTTGTGCCCACCGCGACCACAGCGGATGTGCGTCATGGCGGGCGCGGCGGTAAGCGTTAG